From the genome of Ptychodera flava strain L36383 chromosome 22, AS_Pfla_20210202, whole genome shotgun sequence, one region includes:
- the LOC139122724 gene encoding BLOC-2 complex member HPS5-like, translated as MHSEQEKTSQRDGKGAQSSDEVSEVCADSDLAEMKEKSNESNALDNVEKVSSTLGHKVVLSDGECSMTEITLGNTDVTVESNGGETEGKPAQPPAEDASCLEDDVSRKSDTEPEQNPDRPENQESPAVGPDAKTNDDSVVISSAITSGNTTVSKKKKRKKKKVQSPAISSQGESDNVGVTSSTLLGHRSPSIGSIDSLQELPSQLTSIPQSPRYSALSSSSSTSAFDFHGTASLTVGDSPTGKSSPGSFLSVDHESFSGQTDSTSLDRRSSLPMSGSHPSVLQDETTGSRSPHMSPSLKRSSSIDTASPTFRRPATPEGSPSLKRSSTFGSFSSFRRPSVGGSSPTLGRSPVSVDSKSLQGSPTGSPTSRRTSTPVDSISLSSSSPTQSVSQIGSATSELTSSGQTVTSSSSEPSSPLPSPSSSPTHHLTSAISMVRYMGVPYHTGSSSPQSSSSPKIHMPSLSEVKESISSKLSKTKAFLQNSGILTNKTPELIGVRPKDSHQGEMSSEVSRASEDTPSEESTLINYSALIEATQIARQDLAEIPILMDVYKIKVILAKWLRYLDDVQQEIDHCRKSLPETECSELTNELYKVQPRCKADIQFLATMCVDLEVFAASQEVGEKVMKGADEDDEDVAITTPTSSADENTGYQMEDNGSTSLLETCVSSSTPPQVTMETGYLQDLSLSNITSAGTDILLEASAFSEMTEADVAFHDSNQYLARDGITASFVHKYSYWLDLERVRKILSFWKGPRHQTWLTVVTKAQEIAESMEQPSWIGETDFNKVKTHLGTEIPFLHLCSHMNRLYKTDPDLAVKFCVDQYPTIAPWEVSILCSQGDDCRPLFMSYVKQLLESRKRETVIAGLCSDSWVKGHLVDCLLSQDAPEDPTKLACQCGMPRPGSYKFTWINTEIIDAIITSTSTPEHKEKLLSTFEKFRYWDGYVTLGCHVLPKTTWLEYLVQMADIDLLENAIRDPAKVNFTIDGWMLLLKLFNQFYQCKVDKTWTYYCLQCRKTVEPYVCDPPSPPTLAWGSLAELLLKSTNASTALELLQSVDIPHNALPGEFYNACILSSVIQRHQRDLANCMLEKIDSYLWSKRVNVVHSSVLNHALTEMKQLAPFTGPERDTNVYLQRPLCKQTLETLDVSLEDADTHIGVLVQIDSECHLCGLLLTRLDLHMDCSVIVGRCGHAFHKRCLPSKACPVCYASSH; from the exons ATGCACTCAGAACAAGAGAAGACTTCTCAAAGGGATGGAAAAGGTGCACAAAGTTCTGATGAAGTGAGTGAAGTATGTGCAGACTCAGATTTagcagaaatgaaagaaaaaagcaaTGAAAGCAATGCATTGGATAACGTTGAAAAAGTTTCATCGACACTAGGACACAAAGTTGTTTTGAGTGATGGAGAATGCTCTATGACAGAAATCACATTAGGAAACACTGATGTGACTGTAGAGTCAAACGGTGGAGAGACGGAAGGTAAGCCTGCCCAACCTCCAGCGGAGGATGCCAGCTGTCTTGAAGACGATGTGAGCAGGAAAAGTGACACAGAGCCTGAACAGAATCCTGATAGACCAGAAAACCAGGAAAGTCCGGCCGTAGGACCAGATGCCAAGACAAATGATGACAGTGTAGTAATTTCATCTGCAATTACATCTGGTAACACCACAGtcagtaaaaaaaagaaacgaaAAAAAAAGAAGGTGCAATCGCCAG CTATATCTTCCCAAGGAGAGTCTGATAACGTAGGCGTAACTAGTTCAACGTTGCTTGGACATCGAAGCCCATCCATTGGTTCCATAGATAGTCTGCAAGAGCTACCCTCACAACTGACAAGTATACCACAGTCTCCAAGATACAGTGCTCTATCTTCATCATCGTCAACTTCAGCATTTGACTTCCATGGTACTGCATCTTTGACAGTAGGGGACAGTCCGACAGGAAAATCCAGCCCTGGGTCATTTCTTTCTGTAGACCATGAGTCGTTTTCAGGGCAGACAGACTCCACTTCACTAGATAGACGATCGTCCTTACCAATGTCAGGCAGTCATCCATCTGTGTTACAGGATGAGACCACTGGAAGCAGATCTCCGCACATGTCACCGTCATTGAAAAGATCATCCTCAATCGATACAGCATCACCAACATTTAGAAGACCTGCCACTCCAGAAGGATCGCCATCTTTGAAACGATCCTCTACTTTTGGAAGCTTCTCGTCATTTAGGCGACCATCTGTAGGTGGAAGTTCCCCAACACTTGGGAGGTCGCCAGTGTCTGTTGACTCTAAGTCATTGCAAGGATCTCCTACAGGGTCACCAACTTCACGCAGAACTTCGACACCAGTAGACTCCATATCTCTTTCATCATCCTCACCAACTCAAAGCGTCTCTCAAATTGGCTCTGCCACCTCAGAGCTCACATCATCTGGCCAGACAGTGACATCATCATCCTCTGAACCATCATCCCCTCTCCCATCTCCAAGCTCCTCTCCAACCCATCACTTAACATCGGCTATATCCATGGTGAGATACATGGGAGTTCCTTACCACACTGGGAGCTCCTCTCCACAATCAAGCAGTTCCCCAAAGATTCATATGCCGTCACTGTCGGAGGTCAAAGAAAG TATATCATCTAAACTTTCCAAGACCAAGGCCTTCTTACAAAACAGTGGCATTTTAACAAATAAGACCCCAGAGTTGATTGGTGTCAGACCAAAAGACAGTCACCAAGGAGAGATGTCAAGTGAAGTCTCCAGGGCGTCTGAAGATACCCCCTCAGAAGAAAGcacattgattaattacagtgcTCTTATAGAAGCCACACAGATAGCCAG ACAGGACTTAGCAGAGATCCCAATTTTGATGGATGTGTATAAAATCAAAGTGATCCTTGCCAAATGGTTGAGGTACTTAGATGATGTACAGCAGGAGATTGACCACTGTAGGAAAAGTTTGCCGGAAACGGAGTGCAGTGAACTCACAAATGAACTCTACAAAGTACAACCTCGGTGCAAAGCCGATATCCAGTTCCTAGCCACCATGTGTGTTGATTTGGAAGTCTTCGCGGCATCACAGGAGGTTGGGGAAAAAGTGATGAAAGGGGCTGACGAGGATGATGAAGATGTTGCCATAACTACACCAACGAGTAGTGCTGATGAGAACACAGGTTATCAGATGGAAGACAACGGCAGCACAAGTCTACTTGAGACTTGTGTCTCTTCATCAACTCCACCtcaggttaccatggaaactggATACTTACAGGACTTGAGTTTGAGCAATATCACGTCAGCAGGAACAGATATTTTGCTGGAAGCATCAGCTTTCAGTGAGATGACAGAGGCTGATGTTGCATTTCATGATAGCAATCAATATCTAGCCAGGGATGGTATTACAGCTTCTTTTGTCCACAAATATAGCTACTGGCTCGATCTTGAAAGAGTTCGCAAAATTTTGAGCTTCTGGAAAGGCCCCAGACATCAAACATGGTTGACAGTTGTCACCAAAGCACAAG AGATTGCTGAAAGCATGGAACAGCCAAGTTGGATTGGAGAGACAGATTTTAACAAAGTAAAGACACATCTTGGTACTGAAATCCCATTCTTACATCTGTGCAGTCACATGAACAG ACTGTACAAGACAGACCCTGATCTTGCTGTGAAGTTCTGTGTAGACCAGTACCCAACAATTGCACCATGGGAAGTCTCAATTCTTTGTAGTCAAGGAGATGACTGTCGGCCATTGTTCATGTCATATGTAAAACAGTTGTTAGAATCAAGGAAAAG GGAAACTGTTATTGCTGGTCTGTGTAGTGACTCCTGGGTGAAAGGTCACCTAGTGGATTGTCTTCTATCCCAGGATGCACCTGAAGATCCTACAAAGTTAGCCTGTCAATGTGGCATGCCAAG ACCGGGATCATACAAGTTCACATGGATAAACACAGAGATCATAGATGCCATAATTACCTCTACATCAACCCCTGAACACAAGGAGAAGCTTTTATCGACATTTGAAAAGTTCAG GTATTGGGATGGATACGTGACTCTTGGTTGCCACGTGTTGCCAAAGACGACCTGGTTAGAATACTTGGTGCAAATGGCAGACATTGATCTGCTTGAAAATGCCATACGGGATCCAG CCAAAGTGAACTTCACAATTGATGGTTGGATGTTGCTGCTTAAGTTGTTCAACCAATTCTACCAATGCAAAGTCGACAAGACATGGACTTACTATTGCTTGCAATGCAGAAAAACAGTGGAGCCGTACGTTTGTGACCCTCCATCTCCGCCAACATTAGCATGGGGCTCCCTAGCTGAGTTGCTATTGAAGTCAACAAATGCAAGCACAGCACTCGAATTGCTGCAGTCAGTTGACATTCCCCACAATGCCTTGCCTGGTGAATTCTACAATGCATGTATTTTGTCATCAGTTATACAGCGCCACCAGAG GGATCTGGCAAACTGTATGCTTGAGAAAATTGACTCCTATCTTTGGTCAAAGCGAGTGAATGTGGTACACAGCAGTGTATTGAACCATGCTTTGACTGAAATGAAGCAACTTGCACCATTTACTGGGCCTGAGAGAGATACTAATGTGTATCTTCAGCGACCTTTG TGTAAGCAGACACTGGAAACCTTAGATGTATCACTGGAAGATGCGGATACTCATATCGGAGTTCTGGTTCAAATAGACAG